A genome region from Triticum aestivum cultivar Chinese Spring chromosome 2B, IWGSC CS RefSeq v2.1, whole genome shotgun sequence includes the following:
- the LOC123045913 gene encoding DNA mismatch repair protein MSH3 isoform X1: MAKQPKQQVLSRFFSTKPPPPTPTAAAQAQPVAPPPPPKSPVSTVASFSPAKRARALSRSPKTAAKRPRPSPSLVSTIPPREAAVRRALLEPSPPGSNPSGGGGGGRGYTPLEQQVVDLKARHPDVLLMVEVGYRFRFFGEDAAVAASVLGIVAHPDRSFLTASVPTFRLGFHVRRLVDAGHKVGVVRQTETAAIKAAAAARGGGGAAPFARELSAVYTRATIEAGAGELEGGGAPEEGSRYLVCVVDKEVDAVGREGFEVKVGVVAIEVSTGEVVHGEFMDGAARSGLEAVLLGLAPVEVILGTPLSFPTEKLMRAYAGPASNVRVECTSRDCFSEGGALAELMSLFEKSEVNSPTIGNDKQMEINEEDNNLRGMEGVMAMPELVAQAMALSVRYLKGFGMERLICFGSLFRPFTANTEMSLSANALQQLEVLKNNSDGSIEGSLFQTMNNTCTAFGSRLFRHWLTHPLCDRNLICARHDAISEISESMGSRQDSVSIRQDEGDGCCAASARSDLSTILSSVLTMLGRSLDSQRGITRIFHCKATAKEFVLQFIGVIQAILTAGKQLRKLVLEDTDNVSSQHRTVHSSLLRRLISTASSSAVLANAVKLLSCLDKDAADQGDMINLLISSVDQFPEVAEGHVTVEMAKQKLDLLIVEYRKQLGMRSLEYKTVSGTAYLIELPVDRRVPSNWMKVNSTKKTIRYHTPEVLKNLDNLLLAKEELAVICRKTWHKFLMDFGKYYAQFQASVESLAALDCLYSLATLAKQNNYVQPNFVPENEASQIHIKDGRHPVLESLLGDNFVPNDTNLHADGQYCQIVTGPNMGGKSCYIRQVALITIMAQVGSFVPASSATLHVVDGIYTRMGASDSIQQGTSTFYEEMNEASSILQNCSSRSLVIIDELGRGTSTHDGVAIAYATLHYLLKNKKCIVIFVTHYPKILDIQSEFEGSVGAYHVSYLSTRKLLQISDEMMGNGTETEDLGEITFLYKLVAGASDRSFGLNVALLAQLPFRCIKRASVMAAKLQEEMSKRDINKLVRLMDEPSSDGPRESSSEVGLLCAEPHQGLMEACRRILHDMRSAQSNNDITNTLSCLKSAQEIASKMIKG, encoded by the exons atggCCAAGCAGCCGAAGCAGCAGGTGCTCTCCCGCTTCTTCTCCACCAAGCCCCCACCCCCgacccccaccgccgccgcccaagccCAACCCgtcgcgcctcctcctccccccaagTCCCCCGTCTCCACCGTCGCCTCCTTCTCCCCCGCCAAGCGCGCGCGCGCCCTCTCCCGCTCCCCAAAAACCGCCGCCAAAAGGCCccgaccctccccctccctcgTCTCCACCATCCCCCCTCGCGAGGCCGCCGTCCGACGCGCGCTCCTCGAGCCGTCGCCCCCCGGCTCGAaccctagcggcggcggcggcggcggcagaggctaCACCCCGCTGGAGCAGCAGGTCGTGGACCTCAAGGCCCGCCATCCGGACGTCCTCCTCATGGTCGAGGTGGGCTACCGCTTCCGCTTCTTCGGCgaggacgccgccgtcgccgcctccgtcCTCGGCATCGTCGCCCACCCCGACCGCAGCTTCCTCACCGCCAGCGTCCCCACGTTCCGCCTGGGGTTCCACGTCCGCCGCCTCGTCGACGCGGGCCACAAGGTCGGCGTCGTCCGCCAGACCGAGACCGCGGCGatcaaggcggcggcggccgcgcgcggcgggggcggcgcggcccCTTTCGCGCGCGAGCTGTCGGCGGTGTACACGCGCGCCACCATCGAGGCCGGGGCTGGGGAACTGGAGGGCGGCGGCGCGCCGGAAGAGGGGAGCAGGTACCTCGTGTGCGTGGTGGACAAGGAGGTGGATGCCGTGGGGAGGGAGGGGTTCGAGGTGAAGGTTGGGGTGGTGGCCATCGAGGTGTCCACAGGCGAGGTCGTGCACGGGGAGTTCATGGACGGCGCAGCCAGGAGCGGGCTTGAGGCCGTGCTGCTTGGCCTGGCGCCCGTTGAGGTCATACTCGGCACCCCTCTCTCGTTCCCTACTGAAAAG CTGATGAGGGCATATGCGGGACCTGCCTCTAATGTCCGGGTTGAGTGCACTTCGCGTGATTGTTTCAGCGAGGGCGGCGCTTTAGCAGAACTGATGTCTTTGTTTGAGAAATCGGAGGTCAATTCGCCAACCATTGGAAACGATAAACAGATGGAAATAAATGAAGAGGACAACAATCTTCGTGGGATGGAG GGTGTCATGGCTATGCCAGAGCTAGTTGCCCAAGCAATGGCATTGAGCGTTCGCTATTTGAAGGGTTTTGGTATGGAGAGGTTAATCTGCTTTGGTTCTTTGTTCCGGCCATTTACTGCTAATACTGAAATGTCTCTATCAGCAAACGCTCTTCAGCAGCTCGAG GTATTAAAGAACAACTCAGATGGTTCAATAGAAGGGTCCCTGTTCCAAACTATGAACAACACATGTACAGCTTTTGGATCTAGGCTGTTTAGACACTGG TTGACTCACCCCTTATGTGATAGAAATCTAATATGTGCTCGTCACGATGCAATCTCTGAGATCTCTGAATCGATGGGATCACGGCAAGATTCAGTTAGCATTCGACAGGATGAAGGGGATGGGTGCTGCGCAGCTTCTGCGCGAAGTGATCTCAGCACCATTCTTTCATCTGTTTTAACAATGCTGGGAAGATCACTTGATTCTCAAAGAGGAATTACAAGAATTTTTCACTGCAAAGCCACAGCTAAAGAG TTTGTGTTGCAGTTTATTGGGGTCATCCAGGCTATCTTGACGGCGGGAAAGCAACTGCGGAAGCTTGTTCTCGAGGATACTGACAACGTGTCTTCTCAGCATAGAACTGTCCACTCTTCTTTGTTGAGAAGGCTCATAAGTACAGCTTCATCGTCTGCTGTACTTGCTAATGCTGTGAAACTTCTGTCGTGTCTTGACAAAGATGCTGCTGATCAAGGAGATATGATAAACCTATTAATTTCATCTGTTGACCAGTTCCCCGAG GTTGCAGAGGGTCATGTGACTgttgaaatggccaaacaaaaACTGGATTTATTAATTGTTGAATATCGGAAGCAGCTTGGCATGCGCAGCTTGGAGTACAAAACCGTATCTGGAACAGCTTACCTGATCGAA CTACCAGTAGATAGAAGGGTGCCTTCAAATTGGATGAAAGTAAATAGCACCAAAAAAACTATTAGATACCACACTCCTGAAGTATTGAAGAACTTGGACAACTTATTACTGGCTAAAGAAGAACTAGCAGTTATCTGCAGGAAAACATGGCACAAATTCCTTATGGATTTTGGCAAATATTATGCGCAGTTTCAAGCATCTGTGGAATCTCTTGCAGCTCTTGACTGCTTATACTCTCTTGCCACTCTTGCAAAACAAAAT AATTATGTACAACCTAATTTTGTTCCTGAAAATGAAGCAAGTCAGATCCACATCAAAGATGGCCGCCATCCG GTTCTGGAGTCTCTACTTGGAGACAATTTCGTTCCAAATGATACAAACCTTCATGCAGATGGGCAGTACTGCCAGATTGTTACAGGACCAAACATGGGAGGAAAAAGTTGCTATATTCGTCAAGTTGCACTAATTACTATTATGGCCCAG GTTGGTTCCTTTGTACCAGCTTCATCAGCAACACTTCATGTTGTTGATGGAATTTATACTCGGATGGGTGCATCTGACAGTATTCAACAAGGAACAAGTACCTTTTATGAAGAGATGAATGAAGCTTCCAGCATATTACAGAACTGCTCATCTCGATCCCTAGTTATCATTGATGAGCTTGGCCGTGGAACAAGCACACACGATGGTGTTGCTATAGCCTATGCTACATTACACTATCTCCTGAAAAACAAGAAATGTATTGTCATTTTTGTAACTCACTATCCAAAGATTCTTGATATCCAGAGTGAATTTGAAGGTTCTGTTGGGGCATACCATGTTTCATATCTGTCGACAAGGAAGCTGTTGCAAATCAGTGATGAAATGATGGGTAATGGCACAGAAACAGAGGATCTTGGAGAAATTACTTTCTTGTATAAACTTGTTGCTGGAGCTTCAGACAGAAGCTTTGGTCTTAATGTCGCACTGCTTGCGCAG
- the LOC123045913 gene encoding DNA mismatch repair protein MSH3 isoform X2, which translates to MAKQPKQQVLSRFFSTKPPPPTPTAAAQAQPVAPPPPPKSPVSTVASFSPAKRARALSRSPKTAAKRPRPSPSLVSTIPPREAAVRRALLEPSPPGSNPSGGGGGGRGYTPLEQQVVDLKARHPDVLLMVEVGYRFRFFGEDAAVAASVLGIVAHPDRSFLTASVPTFRLGFHVRRLVDAGHKVGVVRQTETAAIKAAAAARGGGGAAPFARELSAVYTRATIEAGAGELEGGGAPEEGSRYLVCVVDKEVDAVGREGFEVKVGVVAIEVSTGEVVHGEFMDGAARSGLEAVLLGLAPVEVILGTPLSFPTEKLMRAYAGPASNVRVECTSRDCFSEGGALAELMSLFEKSEVNSPTIGNDKQMEINEEDNNLRGMEGVMAMPELVAQAMALSVRYLKGFGMERLICFGSLFRPFTANTEMSLSANALQQLEVLKNNSDGSIEGSLFQTMNNTCTAFGSRLFRHWLTHPLCDRNLICARHDAISEISESMGSRQDSVSIRQDEGDGCCAASARSDLSTILSSVLTMLGRSLDSQRGITRIFHCKATAKEFIGVIQAILTAGKQLRKLVLEDTDNVSSQHRTVHSSLLRRLISTASSSAVLANAVKLLSCLDKDAADQGDMINLLISSVDQFPEVAEGHVTVEMAKQKLDLLIVEYRKQLGMRSLEYKTVSGTAYLIELPVDRRVPSNWMKVNSTKKTIRYHTPEVLKNLDNLLLAKEELAVICRKTWHKFLMDFGKYYAQFQASVESLAALDCLYSLATLAKQNNYVQPNFVPENEASQIHIKDGRHPVLESLLGDNFVPNDTNLHADGQYCQIVTGPNMGGKSCYIRQVALITIMAQVGSFVPASSATLHVVDGIYTRMGASDSIQQGTSTFYEEMNEASSILQNCSSRSLVIIDELGRGTSTHDGVAIAYATLHYLLKNKKCIVIFVTHYPKILDIQSEFEGSVGAYHVSYLSTRKLLQISDEMMGNGTETEDLGEITFLYKLVAGASDRSFGLNVALLAQLPFRCIKRASVMAAKLQEEMSKRDINKLVRLMDEPSSDGPRESSSEVGLLCAEPHQGLMEACRRILHDMRSAQSNNDITNTLSCLKSAQEIASKMIKG; encoded by the exons atggCCAAGCAGCCGAAGCAGCAGGTGCTCTCCCGCTTCTTCTCCACCAAGCCCCCACCCCCgacccccaccgccgccgcccaagccCAACCCgtcgcgcctcctcctccccccaagTCCCCCGTCTCCACCGTCGCCTCCTTCTCCCCCGCCAAGCGCGCGCGCGCCCTCTCCCGCTCCCCAAAAACCGCCGCCAAAAGGCCccgaccctccccctccctcgTCTCCACCATCCCCCCTCGCGAGGCCGCCGTCCGACGCGCGCTCCTCGAGCCGTCGCCCCCCGGCTCGAaccctagcggcggcggcggcggcggcagaggctaCACCCCGCTGGAGCAGCAGGTCGTGGACCTCAAGGCCCGCCATCCGGACGTCCTCCTCATGGTCGAGGTGGGCTACCGCTTCCGCTTCTTCGGCgaggacgccgccgtcgccgcctccgtcCTCGGCATCGTCGCCCACCCCGACCGCAGCTTCCTCACCGCCAGCGTCCCCACGTTCCGCCTGGGGTTCCACGTCCGCCGCCTCGTCGACGCGGGCCACAAGGTCGGCGTCGTCCGCCAGACCGAGACCGCGGCGatcaaggcggcggcggccgcgcgcggcgggggcggcgcggcccCTTTCGCGCGCGAGCTGTCGGCGGTGTACACGCGCGCCACCATCGAGGCCGGGGCTGGGGAACTGGAGGGCGGCGGCGCGCCGGAAGAGGGGAGCAGGTACCTCGTGTGCGTGGTGGACAAGGAGGTGGATGCCGTGGGGAGGGAGGGGTTCGAGGTGAAGGTTGGGGTGGTGGCCATCGAGGTGTCCACAGGCGAGGTCGTGCACGGGGAGTTCATGGACGGCGCAGCCAGGAGCGGGCTTGAGGCCGTGCTGCTTGGCCTGGCGCCCGTTGAGGTCATACTCGGCACCCCTCTCTCGTTCCCTACTGAAAAG CTGATGAGGGCATATGCGGGACCTGCCTCTAATGTCCGGGTTGAGTGCACTTCGCGTGATTGTTTCAGCGAGGGCGGCGCTTTAGCAGAACTGATGTCTTTGTTTGAGAAATCGGAGGTCAATTCGCCAACCATTGGAAACGATAAACAGATGGAAATAAATGAAGAGGACAACAATCTTCGTGGGATGGAG GGTGTCATGGCTATGCCAGAGCTAGTTGCCCAAGCAATGGCATTGAGCGTTCGCTATTTGAAGGGTTTTGGTATGGAGAGGTTAATCTGCTTTGGTTCTTTGTTCCGGCCATTTACTGCTAATACTGAAATGTCTCTATCAGCAAACGCTCTTCAGCAGCTCGAG GTATTAAAGAACAACTCAGATGGTTCAATAGAAGGGTCCCTGTTCCAAACTATGAACAACACATGTACAGCTTTTGGATCTAGGCTGTTTAGACACTGG TTGACTCACCCCTTATGTGATAGAAATCTAATATGTGCTCGTCACGATGCAATCTCTGAGATCTCTGAATCGATGGGATCACGGCAAGATTCAGTTAGCATTCGACAGGATGAAGGGGATGGGTGCTGCGCAGCTTCTGCGCGAAGTGATCTCAGCACCATTCTTTCATCTGTTTTAACAATGCTGGGAAGATCACTTGATTCTCAAAGAGGAATTACAAGAATTTTTCACTGCAAAGCCACAGCTAAAGAG TTTATTGGGGTCATCCAGGCTATCTTGACGGCGGGAAAGCAACTGCGGAAGCTTGTTCTCGAGGATACTGACAACGTGTCTTCTCAGCATAGAACTGTCCACTCTTCTTTGTTGAGAAGGCTCATAAGTACAGCTTCATCGTCTGCTGTACTTGCTAATGCTGTGAAACTTCTGTCGTGTCTTGACAAAGATGCTGCTGATCAAGGAGATATGATAAACCTATTAATTTCATCTGTTGACCAGTTCCCCGAG GTTGCAGAGGGTCATGTGACTgttgaaatggccaaacaaaaACTGGATTTATTAATTGTTGAATATCGGAAGCAGCTTGGCATGCGCAGCTTGGAGTACAAAACCGTATCTGGAACAGCTTACCTGATCGAA CTACCAGTAGATAGAAGGGTGCCTTCAAATTGGATGAAAGTAAATAGCACCAAAAAAACTATTAGATACCACACTCCTGAAGTATTGAAGAACTTGGACAACTTATTACTGGCTAAAGAAGAACTAGCAGTTATCTGCAGGAAAACATGGCACAAATTCCTTATGGATTTTGGCAAATATTATGCGCAGTTTCAAGCATCTGTGGAATCTCTTGCAGCTCTTGACTGCTTATACTCTCTTGCCACTCTTGCAAAACAAAAT AATTATGTACAACCTAATTTTGTTCCTGAAAATGAAGCAAGTCAGATCCACATCAAAGATGGCCGCCATCCG GTTCTGGAGTCTCTACTTGGAGACAATTTCGTTCCAAATGATACAAACCTTCATGCAGATGGGCAGTACTGCCAGATTGTTACAGGACCAAACATGGGAGGAAAAAGTTGCTATATTCGTCAAGTTGCACTAATTACTATTATGGCCCAG GTTGGTTCCTTTGTACCAGCTTCATCAGCAACACTTCATGTTGTTGATGGAATTTATACTCGGATGGGTGCATCTGACAGTATTCAACAAGGAACAAGTACCTTTTATGAAGAGATGAATGAAGCTTCCAGCATATTACAGAACTGCTCATCTCGATCCCTAGTTATCATTGATGAGCTTGGCCGTGGAACAAGCACACACGATGGTGTTGCTATAGCCTATGCTACATTACACTATCTCCTGAAAAACAAGAAATGTATTGTCATTTTTGTAACTCACTATCCAAAGATTCTTGATATCCAGAGTGAATTTGAAGGTTCTGTTGGGGCATACCATGTTTCATATCTGTCGACAAGGAAGCTGTTGCAAATCAGTGATGAAATGATGGGTAATGGCACAGAAACAGAGGATCTTGGAGAAATTACTTTCTTGTATAAACTTGTTGCTGGAGCTTCAGACAGAAGCTTTGGTCTTAATGTCGCACTGCTTGCGCAG